A region of Liolophura sinensis isolate JHLJ2023 chromosome 8, CUHK_Ljap_v2, whole genome shotgun sequence DNA encodes the following proteins:
- the LOC135473746 gene encoding uncharacterized protein LOC135473746 has product MGCLLTNFLSGLQRCYPRLAYSLPLDSESHPVPTPRASQDEVKVYPKAMHGHPSIQLTHVGTRTERAKHDQIFRAVRNRDKQLLRSLIVEDIQDEEAAQSLVCVSDKNGVNPVELACLLGYTEEVTLFIEHGCSPNLPTSIGRLVHTVLECIKSQSIGMQEGHQLLRFMCDKGCDVRMKDRKRKCTLLYATELGDPDILQLIIRYGGCGDAGVKDTYSGYTPLHMAAMKGDLECLQVLLREGPGSQINIHDNADRTALLLALKNMIHDLRYLNTTSDPSQMSGPNRDKLVLHQYNAIAVVEALLVAGADANLGDPLSCALTLVQLDEKRRFNTISPQSSPYLSSLNRRCQTTVHAVYSGVGEIGSSSVGMARGGTSPDDDWVSPYTGVVRLLVYSGAQPQEGQQTMWQSKFRAFPYVLKLVQEVTDFWKCYERVKPPKLLHLCKQCVRSQLAKNLKLHEIDSLLLPPSLIDYLKLRCL; this is encoded by the coding sequence ATGGGATGCTTGTTGACGAACTTTCTGAGTGGTTTGCAGCGCTGCTATCCACGACTTGCATACTCACTTCCCCTGGACAGTGAATCCCACCCAGTTCCTACCCCTAGGGCTTCCCAGGATGAGGTGAAGGTGTACCCAAAGGCAATGCATGGTCACCCCAGCATCCAGCTCACCCATGTGGGGACTCGTACAGAGAGAGCCAAACATGACCAGATCTTCCGGGCAGTTAGAAACCGTGACAAACAGTTGCTCCGCTCACTGATAGTGGAAGATATCCAGGACGAAGAAGCAGCGCAGAGCCTGGTGTGCGTGTCTGACAAGAATGGGGTGAACCCTGTGGAGCTGGCATGCCTGCTGGGCTACACAGAGGAAGTGACATTGTTTATAGAACATGGCTGCAGCCCAAACCTCCCCACGTCTATTGGACGCTTGGTTCACACAGTACTGGAGTGCATTAAGTCACAGAGTATCGGGATGCAGGAGGGGCACCAGCTCCTGCGGTTCATGTGTGACAAGGGCTGCGATGTGCGCATGAAGGATCGCAAGCGCAAGTGCACCCTGCTGTATGCCACAGAGCTGGGCGACCCAGACATCCTGCAGCTGATCATCAGGTATGGTGGGTGTGGTGACGCAGGAGTGAAGGACACATACAGCGGATACACACCCCTACATATGGCAGCCATGAAGGGAGACCTGGAGTGCTTACAAGTTCTGCTGAGAGAGGGACCAGGCTCGCAGATTAATATCCATGACAACGCTGACAGAACAGCTCTGCTGCTTGCCCTGAAGAACATGATCCATGACTTGCGCTACCTGAACACGACATCAGACCCCTCCCAGATGAGTGGACCAAACCGTGACAAGTTAGTTCTGCACCAGTATAATGCCATTGCTGTGGTGGAAGCTCTGTTAGTGGCTGGGGCAGATGCTAACCTGGGCGACCCTCTATCCTGTGCTCTCACACTGGTACAGCTGGATGAGAAGAGGCGCTTTAACACCATATCCCCACAGAGCTCACCATACCTGAGCAGCCTGAATCGCAGGTGTCAAACAACGGTGCACGCTGTGTACTCAGGGGTAGGCGAGATAGGTTCATCCTCTGTGGGCATGGCCAGAGGCGGAACTTCACCTGATGATGACTGGGTGTCACCCTACACAGGTGTAGTCAGACTGCTGGTCTATTCTGGGGCACAACCCCAGGAGGGGCAGCAAACGATGTGGCAATCAAAATTCCGTGCGTTCCCATACGTCCTAAAGCTGGTGCAGGAAGTCACAGACTTCTGGAAATGCTACGAGAGGGTCAAACCTCCAAAACTTTTGCACCTGTGCAAGCAGTGTGTGCGCAGTCAACTTGCCAAAAACCTAAAACTGCATGAGATTGACAGCCTTTTGTTACCTCCCAGTTTGATTGATTACTTAAAGTTAAGGTGCTTATAA